A window from Flavobacterium sp. 83 encodes these proteins:
- the moeB gene encoding HesA/MoeB/ThiF family protein — protein METARYNRQIILPEVGINGQQKLQQAKVLIIGAGGLGAAVLPYLAAAGIGEIGIIDDDRIEVTNLQRQVIYKSSSVGKSKALEAAAMALGLNPSIKINAITEKLDSKNAISLFEHYDIMVDATDNLTTKYLINDACCATNKPFVYGSIYKFEGQVSVFNYENGPTYRCLFPEENNEVRNCNDAGVMGISVGIIGMFQANEVLKMVLGIGELLSGKLLVYNMLNNEQQKFEFSRTDTNTIDRVAFENKYSSVETATIEISAALALEQINNKNVVFLDVRNSEEYPKITIQNGIQIPLDRLESALNQLNSNAEIFVFCQSGIRSKKAVEILRNNNFKTAKSITGGAKALDVVLHKVTVSVS, from the coding sequence ATGGAAACAGCACGATACAACCGACAAATTATACTTCCTGAAGTAGGTATTAATGGGCAACAAAAACTGCAACAAGCCAAAGTCTTGATTATTGGTGCCGGCGGATTGGGTGCGGCTGTTTTACCTTATTTGGCTGCAGCCGGAATAGGGGAAATTGGGATTATTGACGATGATAGAATCGAAGTGACCAATTTGCAACGCCAAGTGATTTACAAAAGCAGTTCGGTGGGAAAAAGTAAAGCTCTTGAGGCGGCAGCAATGGCTTTGGGACTCAATCCTTCGATAAAAATAAATGCAATCACTGAAAAATTAGACTCGAAAAACGCAATTTCATTATTCGAACACTATGATATTATGGTTGATGCCACGGATAATCTAACTACTAAATATTTGATTAACGATGCGTGTTGCGCAACCAACAAACCGTTTGTTTACGGTTCTATTTATAAATTTGAAGGGCAGGTTTCGGTTTTTAATTATGAAAACGGACCAACATACCGCTGTTTGTTTCCAGAGGAAAATAACGAAGTGAGAAACTGTAATGATGCAGGTGTTATGGGAATATCGGTGGGAATAATCGGTATGTTTCAGGCAAATGAAGTATTGAAAATGGTTTTGGGAATAGGGGAGTTGTTGTCTGGAAAATTATTGGTTTATAATATGTTGAATAACGAACAACAGAAATTTGAGTTTTCAAGAACAGACACAAATACGATCGATAGAGTAGCTTTCGAAAATAAATATAGCTCAGTAGAAACTGCAACAATTGAAATTAGTGCTGCTCTTGCATTGGAACAAATAAATAATAAAAATGTTGTTTTTCTTGATGTTCGAAATTCAGAGGAGTATCCAAAAATAACAATCCAAAACGGGATTCAAATTCCGTTGGATCGTTTAGAATCTGCATTAAATCAGTTGAATAGTAATGCGGAAATATTTGTTTTTTGTCAATCCGGAATTAGAAGTAAAAAGGCAGTGGAGATTCTTAGAAATAATAATTTTAAGACTGCCAAAAGTATTACCGGTGGCGCTAAAGCATTGGATGTAGTGCTGCATAAGGTAACGGTTTCTGTTTCCTAA
- a CDS encoding molybdenum cofactor biosynthesis protein MoaE, with the protein MSKKTVFIQGPISSEFIGQSIAKHQSKTTIGAHNIFLGQVRADAIDGQIVAAIDYTAYEEMADEALNAIREKAFAQFDLICMHIYHSLGTVKSGEICLFVFVSATRRKQVYEATETIVNWIKTDVPIFGKEIFENSTFTWKKNSL; encoded by the coding sequence ATGAGTAAGAAAACTGTTTTCATTCAAGGACCAATTTCTTCAGAATTTATAGGGCAGTCGATTGCGAAACACCAATCGAAAACCACTATTGGCGCACATAATATTTTTTTGGGTCAGGTGAGAGCCGATGCAATTGATGGGCAAATCGTAGCTGCAATTGATTACACCGCTTACGAAGAAATGGCAGACGAAGCCCTGAACGCAATTAGAGAGAAAGCTTTCGCGCAATTCGATTTAATTTGCATGCACATTTATCACAGTTTGGGTACGGTGAAATCAGGCGAAATCTGTTTGTTTGTATTTGTTTCGGCAACCAGAAGAAAACAAGTGTATGAAGCCACGGAAACGATTGTGAATTGGATAAAAACTGATGTGCCTATTTTTGGTAAAGAAATTTTTGAAAATAGTACTTTTACTTGGAAGAAAAACAGTTTGTAG